The genomic region AACAAGGAACTGGAAATGGCACTTTTTACGATTTTTCATCGTACATAGATCTCACTCAAAAATGGCTCGATTCCGTTCCTAAAGGGAAGGAATTTTCCGAAGTAAAAGAAAAAGTTGAAGACATTTTAAAAGCGCTCAGCTATCTTCAATCGAAAAACGCATTCTTGCTTGCAAATGCGGATTTGGATGCTATATCAAACGTCAAATCTTCACTTCCGTTTGTCATGATAAAACTCAAAGCAGCGTTGAAGATGTCTTTACCCGTTTTGGAAAATTATTCTTCAACGCAAGCGCAAATATCGCAGGATTACGCCAAGTTTCAAAAGATAAATCAAGAGACGAATAGTTTATCGCAACAGATGGCTTCATTGCGTGCGAAAGTTAACGCCATCAATTCGAAAATATTGACCTCTCAACTCTATTATTCAACCAAAATATTTGATGAAAAAGCTAAGAAATTGTTCGATTCCATAAATTCTTTCGAGAGCGCCCAGGCATTTTTAAGCGATCTTAGCGATTTTTACGCCCAGCTTGAAAACACAGGTTTAAGCGTCCCAGCGATTCCATCTTATTCAAGATATGAAGAATTTTTCAACATCAAAAAGCTTATGGAAACCTCATCGCTTGCCATAGAAACGTCAAAAGCCATTAATCAATTGGTGTCTCAGTATTCTTCTTACATAAAGGACTTAAAAAAACGAAGCGCTTCTTACATAGAAGTTAACATGTTGGGATTTCCGTTGGTTATAAAAGAGTTGGCCAGCATCAGCGCTTTATACCAAAAAGTTTACGTTTCAAAGATAGGACCTTCTCTTGGAATAATTTCAAGGCGTAGTCATGATCTTTCAAGCTTGACTTATCTTTCGAAAGCCAGAGGAAAGCTTAACGACATGAACGATAGCGCTTATTACTTAACACAATACTGGAAGGTAAAATACGTCCCACCATTTATGAGATGGCTTTTAAACAGCATAATAGTGGCTGGAACTGCAGCTGTCATCACCGTCTTTTTGTCGGCATTTATGGCTTATCCATTTTCGAGATTCCGATTTGTTGGAAGAAAGTACGGTTTGATAGGTTTATTACTTGTTCAGATGTTCCCAACCATGATGGCAATGGTAGCACTTTATCTCTTGTTGAATTTCATAGGGAAATTCTTCCCACCGCTAGGCCTGAACACTCTGGGAGGGTTAACATTCTTGTACATAGGCGGGGGAATAGCATTTAACGCATGGTTGATAAAGGGATTTTTTGATGCAATACCAAAAGAGCTTGAAGAAGCGGCCATGGTCGATGGAGCCACAAGATTTCAGACTTTCTGGAGAGTTGTTCTGCCGCTTTCCACGCCGGTTTTGGCGGTTACCACCATTTTGGGATTCGTTGGAAACTACGGGGACTACATATTGGCATCTATCGTGTTGACGGGTATAAAGCACTACACCTATGCTGTGGGATTGCAAACGTTCTCAACCAGTCAATATTCAACCAATTGGGGTTTAATGACAGCTGCCGCTTTGATAGGGATGGTTCCTATCTTAGCCATATTCTTAGGCCTACAAAGATTCATCGTTGGAGGTCTAACACAAGGATCGGTGAAAGGATGAAGATCGATTATTCTAATTCATTGATAAATCTCATAAATTCCATCACGGCCAAATTCGGCCTCATCCCAAGGCATGAGACTCTCGATGTAAACATCCTTGGAAAGAAATTCGAGCAAGCCGAGAGGGTTGTATTGCTCCTTGTTGATGCCTTGGGGTATGAGTCAGCCTTAAAGATTTTTGAAGAAAATGAAGAGCTAAATGTTTTTGGTCGTCCACACAAGTTAAGTACTGTTTTCCCTTCAACGACCGTTGCCGCGCTCACCACCGTGGCGACGGCCGCCCTTCCAATAGAACATGGTATGTTGGGATACGTCCTTTATCTTAAAGAATACGGAACTTTGGCAAACATGATTGAATTCACTCCTTTGGGAATGCCAAGGGATTCTCTTGTATCACGTGGAGCAAATCCATCCACATTTTTGGAAATTCCGACGGTCTATGAGGATTTAAAAAACTACGGAGCCAATCCATTGGTGATCACGGCAAATTCCTTTAAGGAAAGTGGGCTTTCTAAAACATTGAACCACAATGCGGCCGTGCAAGGGTATATAACCAAAACGGACATGATGACGAGGATAAGAAAAGCCGTGGAATCTCAAAAATACAGTTACATATACGCTTATTGGCCTATGGTCGACGCCATGGGGCATGTGTATGGCCCGGATTCTGAGGAATACATCCAAGAAGCAAAAGACACGCTTTTGAATTTCAAGAGGAACGTTTTTGAGAGGTTGAGCGATGCTCTAAGAGAAAAAACATCGTTTATAATTGTTGCAGATCACGGACAAATGAAGGCAAATTGGAAAAATGATTGGATCATATCTCCTTACGATGAATTTGCTGAGACTTTGGAAATGCTCCCCGCCGGTGAGCCAAGAATGATGTATCTCTACACCAAGGATTTTGAAAGAACCATGAAGGCTGGTCTGGACTTTTTTAAAGGAAATGTTGATTTTTATCCTTCCAAAATGGCTGTAGAAGAGGGTATGTTTGGCGACGTGAATGATCTTTCCCTTTCTAAGAACGCACTCAACAGGATTGGGGATCTTTTGGCAATTCCAAAGGGTGATCATTCATTTACCATAAAGTATCTTGGAAACGAAAGGCATCTTAAAGGCAAACATGGTGGATTTTCAAAAGCAGAAATGGAAATACCACTTTTCTCATTTTGAGGAACAAGGAGGAATCGACATAGAAGAGCAAAGCAAAATCGGAGAGTTCTACAGAAGGGATCTCTTTTTATCCGTGAACGTATTGTGGCTTATAATTGCCGTATTCGTACCCCTGGTGTTGTATTACGTTATGTTCAAAATGGCGTTGGCAGTTGACAAACACACATCTCATAAGAAAGAAATATATCTTTTTCTTTTTTCAAAAAAAGAAATGCCTTCTGAGGTTAAAGAGAGTTTGGAATCATTTCCCACCAACGCGCTTACTTATTATTGGCTTTTTCTTGCGTCAGGCATATTCGTTTTTTTCAGCGATCTCTACTACCCGATAAACATAGCGAATTTATTCATTCCCACGCCTACCTTGATAAGTTTAATAGTTAACTTTTTCTTTCTTGTAATGCTGAGTGATGTGATTTCAAAAAGACTCTATGTCCATCAGGAATGGGAAAAAGAGATAGAGATGCATTTGTTGTACGAGAGAGAGAACATTTTGTTTTTCAAAAAGAGAAGCGGACTTGGCTTTATGCTCTTGTCATTTTTAACCATTGGAATTTACGTGTATATATATCTTTTTCTCGTTAATAAAGAATACGTGAACCATATCATCTACGATTACAAAAACATTCAAAAAGCGATCAGACAGCGGAATGATGGAATATGATAGTAGGTGTTGGAATAGATATAGTGGACATTTCAAGAGTTACTGAAAAGCTGGCAGAAAGAATACTTTCTCCCAAAGAACATGAAATATGGACAAAAAGGAAAGGCAACGAGTTTTTGGCTGGGCGATTTGCCCTAAAGGAGGCTTTTTTTAAAGCCGTAGGAATTGGAATAAGAAAATACAGGTTGAAAGATATATCTTTTCTTCCTGACGAATTTGGAAAGCCTCACATCGAAGAAAATGAAACCGTGAAAAAAATTCGAGAAAAGCATGAATTTGAAATCGTTCACGCCTCCTTGTCTCATGATAAAGGAACGGCGGTAGCGGTGATAATACTTGAAAGGAGGGAATTTAAGTGAAGAAAAGCGTATTTTTTGTTTTGATCGACATCTTTTCTCTCTTTGCAATTATGGCATTTGCAAACAGTGCAAATGAGATGAAAATTTTCTACGAAGCAAGAGCATCGCAAAATGCTACTCAAATGTTTAATCTAATTCAAACGCTGAAAAATTCGCCTTCTCTTGAAAATGACGCAACGTCGTTGAAAATACTGGCAGATGCGTGTGTTGAGTATGGATTATGGGGTGCCAAAGACGATGAAAAAGCAAAGTACTTTGACGATGGAATAAAATACGCGGATATGGCAATAAAGCTTCGCCCAAAAGACGCGTACATCTATTTCATAAAAGGTGCTGCCATAGGTAGGCTTGCCCAATACAAAGGAATAATACAAAGTTTGTTCATGTTAAGAGATTTCGATCATGCCGTCAACAAAGCCATAGAATTGGATCCGAAACTTTACAGAGCTTATGTAGCGCTGGCCATGAGATATAGAGACACACCATGGCCGTTTGCAAATTTTGGAAGATCTGAAGAACTGTTTTTAAAAGCGATAGAACTCGATCCCAATTACGTTTACGCATATTATGAACTTGCCCAGTTGTATGTAAAGTGGGGCAAGAAAGACAAAGCAAGAGAAATTTTCGTCAAGATGAGTAAGATGACGCCTGAAAAAGAATTTTACGCCCAGGAATTGGAAGATATCAAGTTGGCGAAAAAATGGCTTGAGGAGAACAAGTGATTTCCTCAAGCCATTTGCACCATCTTTTGAAGATTTAGTCGTTAAGGGCTTCTTGTATTGCTTCTTCTAAAACATCCAGCCCTTCGTTAAGCTGCTCGTCGGTCATGACGAGCGTGTTCAAAAATCTTATAACGTTGTGGTACACACCGGCCCTTATGAATATCGCACCTTTTCTCACAGCTCGTTGTAGTATTTCGGAAACCAACTCTTCGTTCGGCTCTTTTGTTTTTCTATCTTTTACGAATTCATATCCAATCATGGCGCCCAATCCACGCACATCGCCTATCACATCATATTTTTCTTGAAGTTTCTTTCCTCTTTCCATGATTATCTCACCGATATGATTCGCCTTTTCAAACAAGTTGTTTTCCTCTATGAAGTCCAAAACCGCATTTCCAGCCGCGCATGCTATTGGGTTGCCTATGAATGTTCCGCCTATCGATGAATCATCTGGAGAATCCATTATTTCAGCTTTTCCAACTACACCTGAAAGTGGTAAACCACCCGCAATGGATTTTGCAAATGTTATCAAATCCGGTTCAATTCCGAAGTGTTCTATGGCAAACATTTTACCTGTCCTACCAATGCCAGCTTGGATTTCGTCATCTATGAGGAGTATACCTTTTTCATCACAAAGTTCTCTCAATTTCTTCATGTACTTAGCTCGGGGAACGTTGAATCCTCCTTCGCCTTGAAGCGGTTCTATTACTATAGCACCAACATCATCTGCTGAAACTTGATAATCAAAAGCTTTTTCAAGGGCTGTAAAGCATTCCAAGTTACAACTGTCTGGTTCTTTATAGAAAGGACATCTATAACAATTTGGATAAGGTACCCTGTAAACGTCGGGTGCAAAAGGAGCAAATTTTGATTTGTAAGGTTCCGGCTTTGAAGTCATCGTCATCGTCAGCATAGTTCTGCCATGGAATGCACCTTCATAAACGATGATGGCTTTCTTTCCAGTATATGCCTTTGCTATTTTTACCGCATTTTCAACTGCCTCAGCCCCAGCGTTGAAGAAAACGGTTTTCTTTGGATCGTCTCCAGGAGCAAGCTTGTTAATTCTTTCGGCAAGTTTTATGAGGCTTTCGTATGGAAAAACCGAAAAATCCGTGTGTGTGAACCTTTCAACTTGTTCTTTAACGGCTTCAACCACTTTGTCGTTGGCGTGTCCAACGTTCAAAACCCCAAGCCCTCCTGAAAAGTCAAGAAAAGTGTTTCCGTCGATGTCTGTTATCAATGCACCTTTGGCATGATCGATAATAGCTGGGACATAGACAGATAATGGCTTTGCCACATTGTTGTCTAGCTTTTTCAACCATTCTTTAGATTTTGGGCCTGGCAAATCCGTTTTGATGTTTATGAATTTTCTCACTGACGCTCCCTCCTTTGTTATAGACACTTAACTGAAGTATATCACACCTTTTAATATGTGAAAAGAATTAAACTTCTCACTTTTATAAATTTAAGAAATTAACTCATCCTGTGCATCGATGTTACGAAGCGTTATTGATACCAAACCTCATGTTGTGCGTGAACATTACGAAAAGTATTACAAGAGACATTACAAAAATTTTCTATGAAAACATATAAGTAGCATTTAACAACATTTTTTGATTTAAAACCCGCTTTCCAAGCGGTCAAAGCAATTTTTTCGAAGTCCCGTCAGAACGGATTCGCTCTTCTTTCCGTCTTCCTAATTCAAAATATGAGGCACGCTCAGACACTCATCCGTGAGTGCTTCGCTTTCTCGGCACGTCCTGTGCCTCTCAACCTCATATTTTGAATTCTCAGCCGGCGAGCTCATATGTTCTGACAAGTACTTCGAGGGTGAGGTTTAATCCCTTTTTGAAATGCTTTGTAACATTGACGCACGACGTGCCGAGAAAGCGAATCTAACAGGATGTTTGTATGCAGCGTGCTCTGTTATGAACATCTTGTATGGGTATACGTCTGAATCAGTTTTGACAAAACTTCAAAAAATTCCTTTTCTTTCAAAGGAATCAAGAGCGATTTGGAGAAAAAGGTAGAAAAAAGCAGGATTTTTTGAATTATTCCCTTTGAACGCCTTAAACCGCTTTTAATAACTCGTGATGGCATTTGACAAACAATGTAAATACATCTATTATAATTAAGTATACTTGTACATACAAGATATCAAATGGTGGTGAAAAGCTTGAAAAAATCGGAGAAAATCGAAAATCTTGAAACTGAAACGCCAAACTCTAAATCGGCAAATATAGACATCATGAGCCCTCTAGAAATAGCCAAGTTGATGAATGAAGAGGACAAAACGGTTGCATATGCTGTTGAGAAAGCCCTTTCTTCCATAGCACAGCTCTCAGAAGAAATAGCAAAGGCCATTCAAAATGGAGGCAAATGTTTTTATATTGGTGCTGGCACATCCGGACGTTTGGCTGTCATTGACGCGGCTGAAACCGTCCCAACATTCAATTTGCCTTATGGGACTTTTACCGCCATACTGGCTGGCGGAGCCGAAGCTATGACAAAAGCCGTTGAAGAGATTGAAGATGATGAAGAAGCTGGAATTAATGAAATGAAAGAACATGGTATTTCACCAAAAGATGTGGTCGTAGGAGTTTCGGCCAGTGGGCGAACGCCTTATGTAATAGGTGCTTTGAGAGAAGCAAAAGCAAGAGGTGCCTTAACGGGATGTGTAACCAACGTTAAAGACGCAAAGATGTCACCGTTAGTTGACATTGCCATAGAAGCGGTAACAGGGCCTGAGGTGATAACTGGATCAACAAGGCTTAAGGCTGGCACTGCTCAGAAAATGGTGCTAAACATGTTAAGCACGATTTCCATGGTAAGGTTAGGAAAAGTTTATAAAAATCTTATGGTAGATGTTACTCCTATAAATGAGAAATTAGTAGATAGGGCTATAAGAATAATAGTGAGTGCTACTGGAATTTCACACTCAAAAGCTTCTGAACTATTGAAGAAATCAAACATGAGGCCAAAAGTGGCAATTGTTATGGCTTTGACCGGCAAAAACTCAAAAGAAGCGGAAGAACTTTTAGCACTACATAACGGAAGGATAAGAAGCGTTTTAACGTGAAATTCCAATAATGGTGGATGCTCCACCAATTAATAAAATAAGGAGGGGATTTAAGTGCGTAAGGTAATATTTTTCTCTGCCCTAGTGGCTTTGTTGATCGCCACCATGATGGCATCAACAACTGTGCAAATTTGGTCATGGCGCTCGCAAGATGCTCCTGTATGGAAAGAAGTGCAGAAGGAAATGAATGCTCAAGGAATAGACGTTAAGATCGATTTTCGTTCTTTCCTTCCAACTGAGTACGATTCGAAAGTTCAAATAGCACTTCAAGGTGGAAAAGGTCCAGACATCATTTACTCAAGGAGGCTTCCCGGCCAAAGAACCCAAGCTTTAATAGATGCCGGCTTGCTTATTCCAATTGACGACAAAGTATCTCTTTCCCATTTCAACACCAGTGTTTTGAATTTCATAAAGGCTTCTAATGGGAAACATTACGGGGTTCCGTTCGCCGTTCAAGTTGTTGGAATCTTCTACAACAAGGACATATACAAAAAATACGGGCTTAAAGTGCCAAAAACGTGGAGCGAACTTGTTAAAAATGCGGAAATTTTGAAGAAAAACGGTGTTACTCCTTTCTTCGTTCCTGGCAAAGCCGGATGGGCGCTTGCCATGCAACACGCAATGACTGGTGTGAGTGTTTTGGGACCATGCTGGATAAAGAACCTCTTAGATGGACAAACCAATTTCCTTGATCCGGCTTGGGTACATCTGAACAAGTTGCTCAACGATCTGAAGCCTTATTATCAGAAAGGTTTCATGGCGAACACGACGGATGATCTCAGTGCTGCATTCGCATTTGGTCAAGCTGCCATGGTGTTCTATGGAGTTTGGGGATATGGGCAATGGAAAGAGCTGAATCCAAACATTAACGTGGGATACTTTATGGTTCCACCAGATTGTGAATACGCGCAGCCATGGGCATATGTTTTCATGGATGGTAGCCTTGCTCTTACATCCAATTCCAAACACGAAGATATGGCGGTAAAGGTACTTCAATTTGCTGCGACGCCAAGGTTTGGAACGATCTTCGCAAAAGAAACCCTTAACATCCCAGCCGTTAAAGGCGCGACGATGCCAAATGTACCGCTTCTTCAAGAAGTTCTTAAAGTTGCAGAAAAGCATGCCTCTCCTTACGTTTATTGGGTTGGATCGGTGTTGACTTCCCGTTCTCCTTCTCTTTACACCGATGTTTTGAGCCCTGGAATGCAAGCAATGTATGCCGGGAAGATCACGCCTGAAGAATTTGCAAAGATGGCACAAGACAAGATATCTCAATGGTATAAACCGCTGATGAAAAAGTAAAAATACTTGATTTCAAAACAGGCATGACGCATGTCATGCCTGTTTAAGAAAGGGGAATATTTGTGAGCATAAAAAAGAAATACATTCTTCTTTTTGTTCTACCTGCTTTGACTCTTTACGTCACATTTGTGATATATCCATTTATATACAGCTTCATCTTGAGCTTTTACAGATGGCCTGGAGCAGGAGCACGCACGTTTGTGGGATTGCAAAATTTCAAAGACGTGCTTTTCGGGAGCTTTGGAAGCGAATTCAGAAACGCATTTTTGCACAACATTTATTATTTTATCTTGGTTACGATTTTAGAATTAGGACTAGGATTTTTACTCGCCATCTTTTTGGTCTCCATAGTGAAAGGAAAGCGCTTTTTCCAAATGATGGTGTACTTGCCTAATATTATATCCATGATCCTTGTAGGGTTTATATGGTCCATGATGCTCAATCCCCAAATTGGATTGGTTAACCAGGTTCTCACTCATATAGGATTAGGAGTGTTGGCGCGACCGTGGTTAGGTGATCCTAATCTTGCATTGAACACCGTTATAGCTGTCAACGTGTGGAGAAATTTAGGCTTTTACGTTTTAGTGTTTACCGCTTCACTATTGGACATCCCGCGTGAGCTGCTGGAAGCTGCTTACATAGATGGAGCTTCTAATTTTAAAGTGATAACCAAGATACTTTTTCCTTTAACTTTACCCACTTTCCAAACTTTGTCTATTTTGCTTTTCATATGGACGTTTAACGTTTTTGATATCGTTTACGCTTTGGAAGGTGCACAAGCTGGCCCATTTAGAAGTACGGATGTGTTGGGAACGTTATTCTATCGAACAGCCTTTGGTGGATTGGGAAGCAGTCGGGCGGACTTTGGATTGGGTGCAGCCGTAGCTGTTCTGATATTTGTGGTGGTAATGCCACTTTCATTGGTCTACGCCTACATAGTTGATAGGAGGAGCCGTAATGCTTAAGGTTGGAAAATTGGGGAAATGGGCAATTTACACCATCTTAACGATATACGTTGTTCTCATAGCGACTCCGTTTGCCATGATATTTATAAACTCTTTTAAGAGCTTGAGGGGAATATTTTTAAGTCCTTTTTCATTGCCTTCAAGTTTTAACATCCAAAATTACGTTGAAGCATGGAGAAGTGCAAATTTGTTCAACGCTTATATAAACAGTTTTTTGATCTCTACGCTCTCCGTGGGGGGAATTCTTATTTTGTCTTCAATGCTAGCTTATGTGATATCGCGTTACGAATTTCCGTTTAGAAGAACTATTTACCTCTTTATAATAGTTGGATTGGCACTTCCGGCCCGTCTTGCAATCATCCCAATTTACGTGATGCTTGACAATTTCAACCTCTTAGATACCAGAACAGGATTGATCGTAGTTTACATTGCGACTGGCATATCTTTTGCGACTTTTTTGATGAAGAGATTCATGGACGGTATTCCAAAAGAAATAGAAGAATCGGCAAGAATAGATGGGGCAAGCCCCTGGACCATATTCCTCAAAATAGCACTTCCTCTGACAAGACCTGCCATGATAGTTGTTGGACTTGTGAATTTCGTTGGGATATGGAACGATTTCTTCTTCCCTTTAATCATAATAAATAGCAGAAACAAAGAAACCGTTCCACTTGCGATATCCATATTCTTTGGGGAATTCTCAAATAAATGGCAACTCATTTCAGCAGCGTTGAGTTTGTCCGTTTTACCAATAATGATAATATTCTTCTTGCTTTCTAGATATTTCATAGCAGGTATGACAGAAGGAGCGATAAAGTGATCAAAGATGATCTAAAGGTTTTCGTTTTTTTTCTTCAAGTTGCTGGAATTTCCGAAGAAAATATAAGAACTTACGTTGAGGAGTTCAAAAAGTTCGATGGAGCGATGGAAGAGTTTTCGCGAGAGAAATTGGTTGAAGAATGCGAAACCCTGTTTTTAAAGAGAATACTGATAAGGTTTTCGAAAGTTTACGATGATCCTGAATTGAGAAGGAAAATCAGTGTTGCTCTTGATAAAGGTTTTCCTAAAAATGTAAAAGGAGATCTTCACATTCATACAAATTGGAGCGATGGCACTTATCCTTTGGAATTTTATGTGAGGAAAGCGGAAGAACTGGGTTATAAATACCTTGCTATAACCGATCATTCCCTTGTAAACAAGGGAACGGTTCAGATGGATGCTCAAAAATTTCTGAAGCAGTTGAAGTCCATAGAGGAAGTCCAAAAAAGTACCCCCGTGAAGATCATAAAAGGGGTAGAAATGGATATAAATGAAAATGGAAAACTTGACTATTCGGCAGAGGTCATGGAGAAAGCCGATTTCATTCTCGGAGCTGTTCACTTTGACTATGGAAAAGGTAAAGAAAAGGCGCTGGAACTTTTAAAGATCTTGCTTGAAAACGAGTATGTGAAAGTGATAGCCCATCCTCTAAACAAAATAGGGAAAGACCTTTTCGGTTCTCACTTAGATGAAATCGTAGAAATTGCTAAAAGAAACAAAAAGGCTTTTGAGATAAGCTTGGTTCCAGATAGAATGCGTGAAAGTGAGTTTCTGGTTGAAAATCTTAAAGACAAAAGCGTTAAGCTTTCTTTAGGAACCGATAGTCATAGCGTAAAGCAGATGGAATTGATGTCTGTCGCGAGCTTATGGTTGGACAGATTGAATGGCAATTTGATTGCGAATTTTTATGATGATCCTTTGGCATTTTTAAAATCCTGAATTAGAATTGGCAATTGGGGGCTTGTTGATAAATGAAAGTAGAATTGGGAATAGATAGCTTTTTAAAAAACGCCGATAGATTAAAAGGAAAGAGAATAGCTCTTTTAACCAACGCGAGTGGCGTGAATTCCACGTTGGAATCTGATGTAGATCTTTTAATTGAAAAAGGATTGAATATCGTAAAAATGTTTGGACCGGAACATGGCATATGGGGCGCCGTGGAAGACGGCAAGAGCGTTTCACACGGTGTTGATCCGGTCCATCATATTCCTGTTTTTTCCCTTTACGGCGAAACCAACCGCCCAACAGATGAGATGCTGAAGGATGTGGACGTTGTAATTTACGATATTCAAGATGTGGGTTTAAGGTTTTACACTTACATTTACACGTTGGCTTACATGATGGAAGAGTGTGGAAAGAGGGAAATAAAGGTTATAGTATTGGATAGGCCAAACCCTTTATCTGGCAAAGTGGAAGGTCCTATAATCGAAAGTGGGATGGAATCGTTTGTCGGTGGATATGGATTGGCTTTAAGATATGGACTTACAGTCGGAGAGCTGAGTGTTTATTTTAACGAACGTTACAACATGAAAGTCGATCTTGAAATCGTTAAATTGCAAGGTTGGCAACGTTGGATGTATTTTGGTGATACAGGCTTGCTTTGGAGCACCCCTTCTCCGAATTTACCATCCCTTGAGCATACGGTACTTTATACTGGAATGTGCCTTTTGGAAGGAGTTAACGTTTCGGTCGGAAGAGGAACTGTACATCCATTTAAATTCGTTGGAGCGCCCTGGATTGATTCTAAAAAATTGAAAAAGGAAATGGAAAATATTCCTCACATGGGAATTGCCTTTAGAGAAAGAGATTTTATCCCTCTTACTTCAAAGTACAAAGGTGAGTTGTGCCATGGTATAGAATTCTTCGTTTTAGACAAAAGGGAAGTAAACTCATTAAGTTTAACACTTTACCTTATCTCACTTGTTAAAAAATTGCATCCACAAAAATTTGAATGGGACATTTCTTATCACAATGCGAAGGGAAGATATCACTTTGATCTCTTAATTGGAAGTGAAAAATACAGGGCACTTATAGATGAGGGAAAAGATGTAAAAGATATTTCGAATATGTGGGAAGAAGAACTAAACGAGTTCAGAAAAATTTCGAAAGATTTTTATCTTTACTCCTAACGTGCGTGATTTTAATTGGTGAAGAAAGGTGATCATTGAAAATATTTATTGAAACACTTGTCAGCACGGATTCACTCTTTTATCCATCTTACGGCTCAAAAAACGAGGCACGCTCAGACACTCGTCCGTGAGTGCTTCGCTTTTTCAACACATCCATGTGTTTCCCAACCTCGTTTTTAGAGTCTTCAGATGGAGAGTTCATAAGTGCCGGAAAGTGTCTCGATAAAAGAGAAGAGGGAAGAAAAGACTCTGTTATTTCGCATCTTGTATGGCGTCTTCATATGTTTTGACAGAAACTTCAAAAAAGGAGAGAGAAAGAGAGAAGCATGATTAATTCGAAACACTTGTCAGCACGAATTCACTCTTTTATCCATCTTGCGACTCAAAAAACGAGGCACGCTCAGACACTCGTCCGTGAGTGCTTCGCTTTCTCAACACATCCGTGTGTTTCCCAACCTCGTTTTATGAGTCTTCAGATGGAGAGTTCATAAGTGCCGGCAAGTGTTTCGAAAAAAAGGAGAGAAGAAAAAACTTTTGTTGGAAATGAACATATCTTATGACTTTTTACTATTTACGGCTCACTATTCACTTCTTATTCTCTGATTAATTTCTTAAACTTGGTGCACGTTAAGAGTGAAATCATAAGTATCATGGGAGATGAGCAGAATGGAAATAGATAAGAACAGTCCTATTCCTATTTATCATCAACTATACGAAATATTGAGAGCAAAGATAAAAGACGGTGTGTTCAAAGTAGGAGAATACCTTCCTCCAGAAAACAAGCTTGCCCAAACTTATAGAGTTAGCAGGCTAACCGTCAGGCAAGCGTTAGCTGAATTGGTAGAGGAAGGATTGATAAAAAAAAGGAGAGGAAAGGGGACACTAGTCATCCATCCCAAAAACGTTGAAAACCTTATGGAGCTCCGCGGCTTTACGGATGATGCAAAAAATGCAGGATACACTCCGACTTCTGTTGTTCTTGAAAATAAGTTGGT from Mesoaciditoga lauensis cd-1655R = DSM 25116 harbors:
- the gabT gene encoding 4-aminobutyrate--2-oxoglutarate transaminase; the encoded protein is MRKFINIKTDLPGPKSKEWLKKLDNNVAKPLSVYVPAIIDHAKGALITDIDGNTFLDFSGGLGVLNVGHANDKVVEAVKEQVERFTHTDFSVFPYESLIKLAERINKLAPGDDPKKTVFFNAGAEAVENAVKIAKAYTGKKAIIVYEGAFHGRTMLTMTMTSKPEPYKSKFAPFAPDVYRVPYPNCYRCPFYKEPDSCNLECFTALEKAFDYQVSADDVGAIVIEPLQGEGGFNVPRAKYMKKLRELCDEKGILLIDDEIQAGIGRTGKMFAIEHFGIEPDLITFAKSIAGGLPLSGVVGKAEIMDSPDDSSIGGTFIGNPIACAAGNAVLDFIEENNLFEKANHIGEIIMERGKKLQEKYDVIGDVRGLGAMIGYEFVKDRKTKEPNEELVSEILQRAVRKGAIFIRAGVYHNVIRFLNTLVMTDEQLNEGLDVLEEAIQEALND
- the murQ gene encoding N-acetylmuramic acid 6-phosphate etherase; the encoded protein is MKSLKKSEKIENLETETPNSKSANIDIMSPLEIAKLMNEEDKTVAYAVEKALSSIAQLSEEIAKAIQNGGKCFYIGAGTSGRLAVIDAAETVPTFNLPYGTFTAILAGGAEAMTKAVEEIEDDEEAGINEMKEHGISPKDVVVGVSASGRTPYVIGALREAKARGALTGCVTNVKDAKMSPLVDIAIEAVTGPEVITGSTRLKAGTAQKMVLNMLSTISMVRLGKVYKNLMVDVTPINEKLVDRAIRIIVSATGISHSKASELLKKSNMRPKVAIVMALTGKNSKEAEELLALHNGRIRSVLT
- a CDS encoding ABC transporter substrate-binding protein, with the protein product MRKVIFFSALVALLIATMMASTTVQIWSWRSQDAPVWKEVQKEMNAQGIDVKIDFRSFLPTEYDSKVQIALQGGKGPDIIYSRRLPGQRTQALIDAGLLIPIDDKVSLSHFNTSVLNFIKASNGKHYGVPFAVQVVGIFYNKDIYKKYGLKVPKTWSELVKNAEILKKNGVTPFFVPGKAGWALAMQHAMTGVSVLGPCWIKNLLDGQTNFLDPAWVHLNKLLNDLKPYYQKGFMANTTDDLSAAFAFGQAAMVFYGVWGYGQWKELNPNINVGYFMVPPDCEYAQPWAYVFMDGSLALTSNSKHEDMAVKVLQFAATPRFGTIFAKETLNIPAVKGATMPNVPLLQEVLKVAEKHASPYVYWVGSVLTSRSPSLYTDVLSPGMQAMYAGKITPEEFAKMAQDKISQWYKPLMKK
- a CDS encoding carbohydrate ABC transporter permease, with amino-acid sequence MSIKKKYILLFVLPALTLYVTFVIYPFIYSFILSFYRWPGAGARTFVGLQNFKDVLFGSFGSEFRNAFLHNIYYFILVTILELGLGFLLAIFLVSIVKGKRFFQMMVYLPNIISMILVGFIWSMMLNPQIGLVNQVLTHIGLGVLARPWLGDPNLALNTVIAVNVWRNLGFYVLVFTASLLDIPRELLEAAYIDGASNFKVITKILFPLTLPTFQTLSILLFIWTFNVFDIVYALEGAQAGPFRSTDVLGTLFYRTAFGGLGSSRADFGLGAAVAVLIFVVVMPLSLVYAYIVDRRSRNA
- a CDS encoding carbohydrate ABC transporter permease; this encodes MLKVGKLGKWAIYTILTIYVVLIATPFAMIFINSFKSLRGIFLSPFSLPSSFNIQNYVEAWRSANLFNAYINSFLISTLSVGGILILSSMLAYVISRYEFPFRRTIYLFIIVGLALPARLAIIPIYVMLDNFNLLDTRTGLIVVYIATGISFATFLMKRFMDGIPKEIEESARIDGASPWTIFLKIALPLTRPAMIVVGLVNFVGIWNDFFFPLIIINSRNKETVPLAISIFFGEFSNKWQLISAALSLSVLPIMIIFFLLSRYFIAGMTEGAIK